TAATTTGAGTGCTAGTCATAGGTAGTTCAGTTAATCCAAATGCACCAAAGTCTCTTCTTACCATACCAAGGATAAACGAGATTGAAACTTCTTTAGGAAGGCGTAAAAGGTTTATTGATATTGGTTCAAGAAATAAAATAATCTTATTTAAAAGTCCTATGACTTGCATAACTGAAACAATAAAGGCAGCCAGGAAAAATGGTGGTATTGCTTCAGTCATAAAAAATTGAACCTTGGTTTTTGTTTTGTAAAAAATATTTTTAAGCCTAGGAAATCTTAAAGGAGGTAAATCAATTAAAAGAGGAGTTGATTTTCCTGGTAAAAATTTGTTCATCACATATCCGGTTATCATTAAAACAAGACTAATTACTGATAGCCAAATTAACCAACCTTTAATTCCGCTACTCTTAGCTAAGAGAGTTTGAATTACACCAAGTTGTGCAGAACATGGTATTGCAAAGCCTAATATTATTGTTGCTATTAATTTTTCACGTCTTGTTGATAAAAGTCTTGTTGTAACTGTTGCCATTGTTACACAACCAAGTCCTAAAACAAGTGGAATGATTGCTCTTCCATTCATACCAATTCTTGTTAATAGTCCATCAACTAATACAGCCAGGCGAGGTAAATATCCACTGTCTTCTAAAATTGCAAGTGCAGCATAAAATGCAATAACTAAAGGAAGTAATAAACCAATTAAATAAGTTACAGTCAGCGTAAGGATGCCATACTTACCTGATAAGATTATTCCAATTGCACTGTAAATATTATTGGGGAGCTTTGAGCTTTGAGTTCTATGTTCTATATAATCACTTGATCCAAAAAAATATTCTTTATTTCTTATTTTTTTTAGCTGATTATATTTTTCTTTGTCAACAAGAAATCCATATGGAAAACTAAATATTTTATCTTTAACTTTAACCTCAACTGGAAAAAATAAACCAGTTGTTTCCTTTATAAATGGTTCATAGTATGTGTTCATAACTTTTTTTTCAGTTAAATCTACAACATCTCTACCAATCCAGATTCCAAGAAATTGATATAAGAATAAAAATCCTATTAGTGCTGCAACTATAGTTCCCCATAACGGATTTATTAAAAGATTGGAAAACCTACTTATTAATCTTTCTTCTTTACTCTTAGTAGAGATTACCTTTAAAACAATTTCATTTACATCTTTTCTCCTTTGGCTATAAATTTCATTTCTTTGGTTTCTTGGTTTAATTTTATGGCGTTCAGCAATTACTAAATCTCCTTCAAGTAAGAGCAATGCTTCTGCTTGATTACTAACTTGTGGTAATAATTCAGTTAATGCACTTTTTAATACAGGATCAACTTTGCCAAATTTTTCTTCTTTATCTCCGTTATCAAAAGAAGTTAAAATAGCTTTTTTAACTTCTTCCATTCCTTCTCCAGTTATTGCAACTGTTGGATAAACAGGTAGTCCAAGAATCTTACTTAACTTTTTAATATTAATTTCTAAACCTATTGCTTTGGCTTCATCCATTTGGTTAATTGCTACAATCATTGGTTTGCCCATATCGATTAACTGCTTTGTTAAAAACAAATCTCTTTCCAGACTAATTGCAGAGACAACATTTATAATTAAATCTGCAAATAAAATTTCATCCCTAGCTACTTTTTCTTCATCATTAAAACTGCTTACTCCATAAATTCCAGGAGTGTCTTTTATTAATATATTTTTGTTGTTTTTATTTAACTCAGCACTTGTAATTTCTATAGTCGTTCCTGGATAATTACTTACATCAACATATAGACTACTTAAGTAATTAAAAAATACTGATTTCCCAACATTAGGGTTTCCTGTAAGTACTATGTGAGATTGTTTCTTTT
The DNA window shown above is from Candidatus Melainabacteria bacterium and carries:
- a CDS encoding ferrous iron transporter B; the encoded protein is MKSTTQKKQSHIVLTGNPNVGKSVFFNYLSSLYVDVSNYPGTTIEITSAELNKNNKNILIKDTPGIYGVSSFNDEEKVARDEILFADLIINVVSAISLERDLFLTKQLIDMGKPMIVAINQMDEAKAIGLEINIKKLSKILGLPVYPTVAITGEGMEEVKKAILTSFDNGDKEEKFGKVDPVLKSALTELLPQVSNQAEALLLLEGDLVIAERHKIKPRNQRNEIYSQRRKDVNEIVLKVISTKSKEERLISRFSNLLINPLWGTIVAALIGFLFLYQFLGIWIGRDVVDLTEKKVMNTYYEPFIKETTGLFFPVEVKVKDKIFSFPYGFLVDKEKYNQLKKIRNKEYFFGSSDYIEHRTQSSKLPNNIYSAIGIILSGKYGILTLTVTYLIGLLLPLVIAFYAALAILEDSGYLPRLAVLVDGLLTRIGMNGRAIIPLVLGLGCVTMATVTTRLLSTRREKLIATIILGFAIPCSAQLGVIQTLLAKSSGIKGWLIWLSVISLVLMITGYVMNKFLPGKSTPLLIDLPPLRFPRLKNIFYKTKTKVQFFMTEAIPPFFLAAFIVSVMQVIGLLNKIILFLEPISINLLRLPKEVSISFILGMVRRDFGAFGLTELPMTSTQITVASVVLTLFVPCIATVSVMAKEQNWKVALGVWLSSIVLAISVGSILARML